One window from the genome of Pyrus communis chromosome 16, drPyrComm1.1, whole genome shotgun sequence encodes:
- the LOC137720544 gene encoding UDP-D-xylose:L-fucose alpha-1,3-D-xylosyltransferase MGP4-like — protein MSSFLYQRPIHNPLSDPYPISPRSSSNAQKPYSIFSPTTLLVLLSLLVVMGVFFPWVGMRESLFSDTTRPSTAKWRDYTLAQAAEFVARNGTVIVCAVSQPYLPFLNNWLISITRQKHQDKVLVIAEDYATLYKVNERWPGHAVLVPPAPDAQTAHKFGSQGFFNFTSRRPRHLLQILELGYNVMYNDVDMVWLADPFPYFEGNHDVYFTDDMTPVKPLNHSHDLPPPGKKGRTYICSCMIFLRPTSGAKLVMKKWIEELKDQPWSREKKANDQPAFNWALDKLVNKVDLYLLPQAAFPTGGLYFKNKTWVRETKGMHVIIHNNYILGFEKKIKRFHDYDLWLVDDHADESPLGRI, from the exons ATGTCCTCCTTCTTGTACCAAAGACCAATCCACAACCCACTTTCGGATCCGTACCCGATTTCCCCGCGCTCCTCCTCCAATGCCCAAAAACCCTACTCAATCTTCAGCCCCACGACCCTCCTGGTCCTCCTCTCGCTCCTGGTGGTGATGGGCGTCTTCTTCCCCTGGGTGGGCATGCGGGAGAGCCTCTTCTCGGACACCACCAGGCCCTCGACCGCCAAGTGGCGGGACTACACGTTGGCTCAGGCGGCGGAGTTTGTGGCCCGGAACGGGACGGTGATTGTTTGCGCCGTGAGCCAGCCGTACTTGCCGTTTTTGAACAACTGGTTGATCAGCATTACCAGGCAGAAGCACCAGGACAAGGTGCTTGTGATTGCTGAAGACTATGCCACGCTTTATAAGGTCAATGAGCGGTGGCCTGGCCACGCCGTGCTGGTTCCACCTGCGCCGGATGCTCAGACTGCCCATAAGTTTGGTTCTCAG GGATTCTTCAACTTTACTTCCCGAAGGCCGCGACACCTATTGCAGATTTTGGAGCTTGGATACAATGTTATGTACAATGATGTTGATATGGTGTGGTTGGCTGATCCATTTCCCTATTTCGAAGGAAACCATGATGTATACTTCACAGATGACATGACCCCA GTCAAACCTCTGAACCACTCTCATGATCTGCCACCTCCAGGAAAGAAAGGACGCACTTATATATGCAGCTGTATGATTTTTCTACGTCCAACCAGCGGAGCAAAGCTAGTTATGAAGAAGTGGATCGAGGAACTTAAAGATCAACCATGGTCCAGAGAGAAAAAGGCAAATGATCAACCTGCTTTTAACTGGGCATTAGACAAACTTGTTAACAAA GTGGATCTCTACCTGCTGCCACAGGCAGCATTTCCAACTGGAGGattatactttaagaacaagacGTGGGTGCGAGAAACTAAAGGGATGCATGTTataattcacaataattatatccTGGGTTTTGAGAAGAAGATAAAACGCTTCCATGATTATGATCTATGGCTGGTCGATGATCACGCGGATGAGTCTCCTCTTGGGAGAATATGA